DNA sequence from the Pseudoduganella plicata genome:
ACGACCTGGTGGCCGGCGAACGCGAGGCAGGGCGGCTGCGCCTCGTCAACTCGCTGCCGGCGCCGGGCGCACGGCTGTGGCGTCGCCGCATCGCGCTGCGCTTCGGTCTTGTCCTGGCGGCGCTGCTGCTGCCGTTCCTGGCCGGCGCGGTCAGTGCCGGCGCAGGACTGGCCGCGACGGCGCTCGTGGCCCTGGGCGCCGCGTTGTATCTGGCGTTCTGGTTCGGCATTGCCGCCGCGGTGGCGGCGCTGGTGCGTACGTCCGCCGCCGGCGCCGCCGTGCTGCTGGCCGTGTTTGTGGTGCTGACGCTGGTGCTGCCGACATTTGTCAATGGCGCCATCGGCCGCGCGGTGCCCGTTTCGAAAGGGGCCGAACTGTCGCTGGCGCAGCGCCAGGAAGTGCATAACGGCTGGGACCTGCCGAAGGATGAGACGATGGCGAAGTTCTTCCGCACCAATCCGGAATGGCGCGAGACGACGCCCGTGACGGGCCGCTTCCACTGGAAATGGTATTACGCGATGCACCAGGCGGGCGACGACGCGGTGGCGGGCAAGGCGGGGGACTATCGGGCGGCGCTGACGGCGCGGGAAGACTGGACCGCGCATAGCGGCTGGCTGCTCCCGTCGGTCGCCGTGCAGGTACTGCTGCACCGCCTGGCCGATACCGACCTGCAGGGGCAACTGGCCTACCAGGACCGCATCGCCGCGTTCCACACGGTGCTGCGGCGCTTCTACTACCCGTACATCTTCAACGACCGGCCGTTCGGCCCGGCGGAGTTTGCCCGCATGCCGGTCTACAGCGCCGTTGCGCCGGGTGGCGGTGTAGCGGTGCCCGCGTTGGCGGCGCTGGCCATCCTCGCGGCCGCAGGCCTGGCGGCCGGCGCCATCCGGCTGCGGCGTGTGCAGGCACTGTAGACGGGGAAAAGCGGCAAAAAAAATGGTTCTACGCGGAATACGGGGAAAGACGGGCTTGACGATCTAAGCAGGAGGTGGCGGCGGAGGTTTGAAGTTGGTAGATTGATAGTCGCCAAACAAGTCAATCTTTCAAACCACCGCCATGCTCAATGCTATGTCGTCTCTCCCGTTTTGGGAAGGCCATATTGTTCGTTCCGTCGAAGACCTTGAGGACGGGGCCCTGCTGATCATTCTCGATACGTGCCCTGCAAGCGAGCCCCAGTGCGGGGCATGT
Encoded proteins:
- a CDS encoding DUF3526 domain-containing protein, with translation MKTLQLELRLALHSRLAAGALVLLLLLAALAVWSGLHAVSIQRDALARIAAVQRDDVDAVAQKYRDGGEAGYAAYSTPHLTANPPAPLAFAAFGQRDVQPYALRVRLLGLHSQLYESESINPELAAAGRFDFAFVLVYLAPLFVIALMHDLVAGEREAGRLRLVNSLPAPGARLWRRRIALRFGLVLAALLLPFLAGAVSAGAGLAATALVALGAALYLAFWFGIAAAVAALVRTSAAGAAVLLAVFVVLTLVLPTFVNGAIGRAVPVSKGAELSLAQRQEVHNGWDLPKDETMAKFFRTNPEWRETTPVTGRFHWKWYYAMHQAGDDAVAGKAGDYRAALTAREDWTAHSGWLLPSVAVQVLLHRLADTDLQGQLAYQDRIAAFHTVLRRFYYPYIFNDRPFGPAEFARMPVYSAVAPGGGVAVPALAALAILAAAGLAAGAIRLRRVQAL